A region from the Salidesulfovibrio onnuriiensis genome encodes:
- a CDS encoding Fur family transcriptional regulator, whose protein sequence is MSNEMGFRLSKQRKVILEELRKVTSHPTADEVYDMVREIIPRISLGTVYRNLEFLSSQGLVLKLGGPGTQKRFDGNSSPHPHIRCAKCSRIEDVMCEVMVPALPEEYARGFEIHNCNVEFVGLCPKCQGESH, encoded by the coding sequence ATGTCCAATGAAATGGGTTTCAGATTATCCAAACAACGTAAGGTCATCCTCGAGGAATTGAGGAAGGTGACCAGCCATCCGACAGCCGACGAGGTCTACGACATGGTGCGCGAGATCATACCGCGCATCAGCCTTGGGACCGTGTACCGCAACCTGGAGTTTCTCAGCAGCCAGGGGTTGGTGCTCAAGCTGGGCGGGCCCGGAACCCAGAAGCGTTTTGACGGCAATTCCAGCCCCCATCCGCATATCCGCTGCGCCAAATGCTCCAGGATTGAGGATGTCATGTGCGAGGTAATGGTCCCCGCGCTCCCCGAGGAATATGCCCGGGGATTCGAAATCCACAACTGCAACGTGGAGTTCGTGGGCCTGTGCCCCAAGTGCCAGGGAGAATCCCATTAG
- the rbr gene encoding rubrerythrin, giving the protein MSIKGTRTEQNLLKAFAGESQARNKYNYFASIAKKEGYVQISAIFEETANHEKEHAKRLFKFMEGGEVEITASYPAGVLGNTVQNLKEAAGGEHYEYETMYPEFARIAREEGFNEIAAVFENIAVAETYHEERYLALVKNIEAGKVFVKDNEIVWRCRNCGYNHKGTTAPEKCPACAHPQAHFEIKDTNW; this is encoded by the coding sequence ATGTCCATCAAAGGCACCCGTACCGAACAGAACCTGCTCAAGGCCTTTGCAGGCGAGTCGCAGGCAAGAAACAAGTACAATTATTTCGCGAGTATCGCCAAGAAGGAAGGATACGTCCAGATTTCCGCCATCTTCGAGGAGACCGCCAACCATGAAAAAGAGCACGCCAAGCGGCTGTTCAAGTTCATGGAGGGCGGCGAGGTGGAGATCACCGCTTCCTATCCGGCGGGCGTGCTGGGCAACACGGTCCAGAATCTCAAGGAAGCCGCCGGCGGCGAGCACTACGAATACGAGACCATGTATCCCGAATTCGCCCGCATCGCCCGCGAGGAGGGCTTCAACGAGATTGCGGCCGTGTTCGAGAACATCGCCGTGGCCGAGACCTATCATGAAGAGCGCTATCTTGCCCTGGTCAAGAATATCGAGGCAGGCAAGGTCTTCGTGAAGGACAACGAGATCGTCTGGCGCTGCCGCAACTGTGGCTACAACCACAAGGGCACCACGGCCCCGGAAAAATGTCCCGCCTGCGCGCATCCCCAGGCCCATTTCGAGATCAAGGATACCAACTGGTAA
- a CDS encoding desulfoferrodoxin translates to MAIKLGEVYKCEVCGNIVMAIHEGAGDLVCCGQEMKLFKENTVDAAQEKHVPVIERNGDEVTVKVGSVAHPMEEKHYIEWIELCVGDTCLYKMLKPGETPEATFCVKGLSGALKAREYCNLHGLWAAEA, encoded by the coding sequence ATGGCTATCAAACTCGGCGAAGTATACAAATGTGAAGTGTGCGGCAACATTGTCATGGCCATCCACGAAGGCGCTGGCGATCTGGTCTGTTGCGGCCAGGAAATGAAGCTCTTCAAGGAAAACACCGTGGACGCCGCCCAGGAAAAGCACGTGCCGGTCATCGAAAGGAACGGCGACGAAGTCACGGTCAAGGTCGGTTCCGTGGCGCATCCCATGGAAGAAAAACACTACATCGAGTGGATCGAGCTCTGTGTGGGCGACACCTGCCTGTACAAGATGCTCAAGCCGGGCGAGACTCCGGAAGCCACCTTCTGCGTCAAGGGCCTTTCCGGCGCCCTGAAGGCACGCGAATACTGTAATCTGCATGGCCTGTGGGCCGCAGAGGCTTAG
- the rd gene encoding rubredoxin has protein sequence MEKYVCNICGYVYDPAVGDPDNGVEPGTKFADVPDDWTCPVCGASKDDFSPEV, from the coding sequence ATGGAAAAATATGTTTGCAACATCTGTGGTTACGTGTATGACCCCGCAGTGGGCGACCCCGACAACGGCGTGGAGCCGGGCACCAAATTTGCCGATGTCCCGGACGATTGGACCTGCCCCGTGTGCGGCGCATCCAAGGACGATTTCTCGCCCGAAGTCTAG
- a CDS encoding FprA family A-type flavoprotein encodes MKPVELKKDIWWVGCVDWNRRNFHGYSLSPLGTTYNNYLIVDEKVTLVDTVDKSFWSRLKCNLAQVLGDRKIDYFVINHLEPDHAGCLAEAVAYYKPEKIYTSPMGEKAMQAHFHYKDWPVEVVPTGTEVSIGRHTLNFVETRMLHWPDSMATYVPEAKLMFTNDAFGQNIASSERFADEYDRHVLEQSMRHYYANIVLPYSPVVLKTLAAIEDMGIEIDTVCPDHGLIFRGDDVAWVIEKYKEYAEQKPKNKAVIVYDSMWHSTEHMAEAVAAGLADKGVSVKIMSVKADHHSTIMTEIFDAAAVVVGSPTHNNGILPLMADMLTYMKGLRPMNKLGAAIGSFGWSGECVKILNGWLEDMKMEVVEPNLKVKHVPTHDDYQQCYDLGVSLAERIKEKIG; translated from the coding sequence ATGAAACCCGTTGAATTGAAAAAAGACATCTGGTGGGTCGGTTGCGTGGACTGGAACCGGCGCAACTTCCACGGCTACTCCCTTTCCCCCCTGGGCACCACCTACAACAACTACCTGATCGTGGACGAGAAGGTCACGCTGGTGGATACGGTGGACAAGAGCTTCTGGAGCAGGCTCAAGTGCAACCTGGCCCAGGTGCTGGGCGACCGCAAGATCGACTATTTCGTCATCAACCACCTGGAGCCGGACCATGCCGGCTGCCTGGCCGAGGCCGTTGCATACTACAAGCCCGAGAAGATCTACACCTCTCCCATGGGCGAGAAGGCCATGCAGGCCCATTTCCACTACAAGGACTGGCCCGTCGAGGTGGTGCCCACCGGCACCGAGGTCTCCATAGGCAGGCACACCCTGAATTTCGTGGAAACCCGCATGCTGCACTGGCCCGACAGCATGGCCACCTACGTGCCCGAGGCCAAGCTCATGTTCACCAACGACGCCTTCGGCCAGAACATCGCCAGCAGCGAACGCTTTGCCGACGAGTACGATCGCCACGTGCTGGAACAGAGCATGCGCCACTACTACGCCAACATCGTGCTGCCGTACTCTCCCGTGGTGCTCAAGACCCTGGCGGCCATCGAGGACATGGGCATCGAGATCGACACGGTCTGCCCGGACCACGGCCTGATCTTCCGCGGCGACGACGTGGCCTGGGTCATCGAGAAGTACAAGGAATACGCCGAGCAGAAGCCCAAAAACAAGGCCGTCATCGTCTATGACTCCATGTGGCACTCCACCGAGCACATGGCCGAGGCCGTGGCTGCGGGCCTGGCCGACAAGGGCGTGAGCGTCAAGATCATGTCCGTGAAGGCGGACCACCACAGCACGATCATGACCGAGATCTTCGACGCGGCCGCCGTGGTGGTGGGCTCTCCCACCCACAACAACGGCATCCTGCCGCTCATGGCCGACATGCTCACCTACATGAAGGGCCTGCGCCCCATGAACAAGCTGGGCGCCGCCATCGGCTCCTTCGGCTGGTCCGGGGAATGCGTCAAGATCCTGAACGGCTGGCTGGAAGACATGAAGATGGAAGTGGTCGAGCCCAACCTCAAGGTCAAGCACGTGCCCACCCACGACGACTACCAGCAGTGTTACGACCTGGGCGTGTCCCTGGCCGAACGCATCAAGGAAAAGATCGGCTAG
- a CDS encoding HD domain-containing protein: MSGGNGRNRMTRLADFLFECGMLRKTPRTGYQFLGSGSENVAEHSFRTAVIGHVLAKMAGADPARTTYMCLFHDLHEARTGDFNYVNRIYNGSERTEAVKHAVAGTGLEEDMLGYWKELEETETLEARLAQDADQLDFILNLKEEADMGNRYAVEWLEIALQRVRTEWGRELAETIAETDHKEWWFLARDEAWWTRKNGGHKKE; the protein is encoded by the coding sequence ATGAGTGGCGGCAATGGGCGTAACCGGATGACGCGTCTGGCGGACTTTCTTTTCGAGTGCGGCATGCTCCGCAAGACGCCGAGGACCGGCTACCAATTCCTGGGTTCCGGATCGGAAAACGTGGCCGAGCATTCGTTCCGCACCGCAGTCATCGGCCATGTGCTGGCCAAGATGGCCGGGGCCGATCCCGCCCGCACCACCTACATGTGCCTGTTTCACGACCTGCACGAGGCCCGCACCGGCGACTTCAACTACGTGAACCGCATCTACAACGGCTCGGAACGCACCGAAGCCGTGAAGCATGCGGTGGCAGGCACCGGCCTGGAAGAGGACATGCTCGGCTACTGGAAGGAGCTGGAGGAAACCGAGACCCTGGAGGCCCGGCTGGCCCAGGATGCGGATCAGCTCGACTTCATTCTCAACCTCAAGGAAGAGGCGGACATGGGCAACCGGTACGCCGTGGAATGGCTGGAGATCGCCCTGCAGCGCGTGCGCACCGAGTGGGGCAGGGAGCTGGCCGAGACCATTGCGGAAACCGACCACAAGGAATGGTGGTTTTTGGCCCGGGACGAGGCATGGTGGACCCGCAAGAACGGCGGCCACAAAAAAGAATAA
- a CDS encoding MlaE family ABC transporter permease, with protein MSHEARGLAAPFNTLGRFSLHVLGEMGALFIFFLDALRLVFAGWGQFAKTVRQIYFIGVQSISVIALIGLFTGMVMGMQLYFALSVFGADGFLGTGVALSMVRELAPVLTAIMLTGRAGSAMTAEIGVMRISEQIDALTIMDINPMRYLVAPKMAASIISFPILTAFFNLIAIGGGWLTGVKLLGANAGVYWYRVNAALSWDDIEGGFLKALVFGALVCTICCYEGYFTHTRGHAGPEGVSQSTTNAVVKSCVIILMADYILTSLLW; from the coding sequence ATGTCGCATGAAGCCCGGGGTCTGGCGGCCCCGTTCAACACACTTGGCAGGTTCAGCCTGCATGTGCTCGGAGAAATGGGCGCTCTGTTCATTTTCTTTCTGGATGCCCTCCGGCTCGTCTTTGCGGGCTGGGGCCAGTTTGCCAAGACCGTCAGGCAAATCTACTTCATCGGGGTCCAGTCCATCAGCGTCATCGCCCTGATCGGCCTGTTCACGGGCATGGTCATGGGCATGCAGCTCTATTTCGCCCTTTCCGTGTTCGGCGCGGACGGCTTCCTGGGAACGGGCGTGGCCCTGTCCATGGTTCGCGAGCTTGCGCCGGTGCTGACGGCCATCATGCTCACGGGGCGCGCCGGTTCGGCCATGACCGCGGAAATCGGGGTCATGCGCATTTCCGAGCAGATTGACGCCCTGACCATCATGGACATCAACCCCATGCGCTATCTGGTGGCCCCCAAGATGGCGGCCAGCATCATCAGCTTCCCCATCCTGACCGCGTTCTTCAATCTCATCGCCATCGGCGGCGGCTGGCTCACCGGGGTCAAGCTCCTGGGCGCCAACGCGGGCGTGTACTGGTACAGGGTCAACGCGGCCCTGAGCTGGGACGACATCGAGGGCGGCTTCCTCAAGGCCCTGGTCTTCGGCGCGCTGGTCTGCACCATCTGCTGCTACGAGGGATATTTCACTCATACCCGCGGCCACGCAGGTCCGGAAGGCGTCAGCCAGTCCACCACCAATGCGGTGGTCAAGTCCTGCGTCATCATCCTCATGGCCGACTACATCCTGACATCCCTGCTCTGGTAA
- a CDS encoding ABC transporter ATP-binding protein: MTTAPGIQLKNLSVGYGGKTVVGDMNIEIPGGKLTMVVGGSGCGKSTLLKHILRLHAPIAGSIGIGGHDVFSLSGKAFRCLRQRMGVLFQDGALLGSLRLLDNVALPLREHTRLSEAEIRDIVRHKLELVGLGHALDLYPNELSGGMRKRAGLARALVMDPQVLFCDEPTSGLDPVMSAELDQLLLEMMGHFDMTMVVVTHDLASMRAIADYVVVLGDGRCLFQGTVEELETQQDPYLRRFLDRMAEDRDTPRLTMPPMDRTKMKLNCTRLLGEE, translated from the coding sequence ATGACCACGGCACCTGGCATACAACTCAAGAATCTCAGCGTGGGCTACGGGGGAAAAACCGTGGTCGGCGACATGAATATAGAGATCCCCGGCGGCAAGCTGACCATGGTGGTCGGCGGTTCCGGCTGCGGCAAATCCACCCTGCTCAAGCACATCCTCCGTCTGCACGCGCCCATCGCGGGCAGCATCGGCATCGGCGGCCATGACGTGTTTTCCCTGTCCGGCAAGGCCTTCCGATGTCTGCGCCAGCGCATGGGCGTCCTGTTTCAGGACGGCGCCCTGCTCGGGTCCCTGCGCCTGCTGGACAACGTGGCCCTGCCCCTGCGCGAGCACACGCGGCTCAGCGAGGCGGAGATCAGGGACATCGTGCGGCACAAGCTGGAGCTGGTGGGGCTGGGGCACGCCCTGGACCTGTATCCCAACGAACTTTCCGGGGGCATGCGCAAGCGCGCTGGCCTGGCCCGCGCCCTGGTCATGGACCCCCAGGTGCTGTTCTGCGACGAACCCACTTCCGGCCTGGACCCGGTCATGTCCGCCGAACTGGACCAGCTGCTCCTGGAGATGATGGGCCATTTCGACATGACCATGGTGGTGGTGACCCACGACCTGGCCAGCATGCGCGCCATCGCCGACTACGTGGTGGTGCTGGGGGACGGGCGCTGCCTGTTCCAGGGCACGGTGGAAGAGCTGGAGACCCAGCAGGATCCCTATCTGCGCAGGTTCCTGGACCGCATGGCCGAAGACCGCGACACCCCGCGCCTGACCATGCCGCCCATGGACCGCACCAAAATGAAACTCAACTGCACCAGACTTCTGGGTGAGGAATAG
- the mlaD gene encoding outer membrane lipid asymmetry maintenance protein MlaD — protein MTKYNKQTAVGIFVFLGIVAVSYMSIKLGNVTLFSDDYYNVKADFTNVAGLKVNAPVQIYGVEVGFVESITLNQKDGTAHLELMIHKGIQLTDDAIASIKTSGLIGDKYVSISPGGVGDPVGDGGVLFDTQPAIDLEDLISKFAIGSV, from the coding sequence ATGACTAAGTACAACAAGCAGACCGCTGTGGGCATTTTCGTTTTTCTGGGCATCGTCGCCGTGTCCTACATGAGCATCAAGCTCGGCAACGTGACCCTGTTTTCCGACGATTACTACAATGTAAAGGCGGATTTCACCAATGTGGCCGGGCTCAAAGTCAATGCCCCGGTGCAGATATACGGCGTCGAGGTCGGTTTCGTGGAGAGCATCACCCTGAACCAGAAGGACGGCACCGCTCATCTGGAGCTGATGATCCACAAGGGGATCCAGTTGACAGATGATGCCATTGCTTCTATCAAGACCAGCGGACTTATCGGTGATAAGTACGTCAGCATTTCGCCCGGCGGCGTCGGGGACCCCGTGGGAGACGGGGGTGTTCTCTTCGATACCCAGCCGGCCATCGACCTTGAAGACCTGATCAGCAAGTTCGCGATCGGGTCCGTTTAG
- a CDS encoding MlaC/ttg2D family ABC transporter substrate-binding protein: MKKAYYSGIAALLLCCFLAAAVPAAADMSPTETIQEAVDRIIVVLKDPKVNTKDGKSNVIHVLSDMADDYFAFDELTMRSVGKPWLAMSEEQRAEFIKSFRRLLELTYLQKIRQYDDEKVEYKRELVKGDKAMVLTNVLAKDSVYSVNYKLIKREGRWYVYDIIGENISLVKNYRQQFNEILHDGSVQDLIEKIKEKVAKLEASKDEPEQQ, translated from the coding sequence GTGAAAAAAGCATATTATTCCGGAATTGCGGCTTTGCTGCTCTGTTGCTTTTTGGCGGCAGCGGTCCCGGCTGCGGCGGACATGTCGCCCACCGAGACCATCCAGGAGGCCGTGGATAGAATCATTGTGGTGCTCAAGGACCCCAAGGTCAACACCAAGGACGGCAAGAGCAATGTCATCCATGTCCTGAGCGACATGGCGGACGACTATTTTGCCTTTGACGAACTGACCATGCGTTCGGTGGGCAAGCCCTGGCTCGCAATGAGCGAGGAGCAGCGCGCCGAGTTCATAAAGTCCTTCCGCAGGCTGCTTGAACTTACCTACCTGCAGAAGATCCGTCAGTACGATGACGAGAAAGTCGAGTACAAAAGGGAGCTTGTAAAGGGTGACAAGGCCATGGTCTTGACGAATGTCCTTGCCAAGGATAGTGTATACTCCGTTAATTATAAGCTCATTAAGCGCGAGGGCCGCTGGTATGTCTATGACATCATCGGCGAGAACATCAGTCTGGTGAAGAACTACCGCCAGCAGTTCAACGAGATTCTGCATGATGGTTCGGTGCAGGATCTTATTGAAAAGATAAAAGAAAAAGTTGCCAAGCTCGAGGCGTCCAAGGACGAGCCCGAGCAGCAATAG
- a CDS encoding MlaA family lipoprotein, producing the protein MRSEFWYAVLVTVLLLFALPAMAGQDGDTTVEGVQIAQFDDDEIWDDSGQIITEKLDREDAQVSDPLKGWNYFWFTFNDAMYRGVLEPVAQGYAFIIPERPRGWVRNFFTNLMYPVRFVGCVMQGKFDSAGMETSKFIINSTIGLGGLADLTEGRKTVRPIATGEEDMGQSFGRWGIGNGPYLVWPFLGPSTLRDSVGSVGDYFLTPTSYLNPWYWSVAAKSYDRINRLTFEFGRYESLTDSSVDPYAAVRDAYIKLRAKKVRE; encoded by the coding sequence ATGCGTAGCGAATTCTGGTATGCGGTGCTGGTGACGGTCCTGCTCTTGTTTGCGCTTCCGGCCATGGCCGGTCAGGACGGCGACACCACGGTGGAGGGCGTCCAGATTGCCCAGTTCGACGACGACGAGATCTGGGACGATTCCGGGCAGATCATCACCGAGAAGCTCGACCGGGAAGACGCCCAGGTCAGCGATCCGCTCAAGGGCTGGAACTACTTCTGGTTCACCTTCAACGACGCCATGTATCGCGGGGTTCTGGAACCTGTTGCACAGGGCTACGCTTTCATCATTCCCGAACGTCCCCGCGGCTGGGTCAGGAATTTCTTCACCAACCTCATGTACCCGGTTCGCTTTGTGGGCTGCGTCATGCAGGGCAAGTTCGATTCCGCGGGCATGGAAACCTCCAAGTTCATCATCAACTCCACCATCGGTCTCGGCGGCCTGGCCGACCTGACCGAGGGGCGCAAGACCGTGCGGCCCATCGCCACCGGAGAGGAAGACATGGGGCAGTCCTTTGGCCGCTGGGGCATCGGCAACGGTCCCTACCTGGTCTGGCCCTTCCTGGGGCCCAGCACCCTGCGTGACTCCGTGGGGTCCGTGGGCGATTACTTCCTGACCCCCACCAGCTACCTGAATCCCTGGTACTGGTCCGTGGCCGCCAAGTCCTACGACCGCATCAACCGGTTGACCTTCGAGTTCGGGCGCTACGAATCCCTGACCGACAGCTCGGTGGATCCCTACGCCGCCGTGCGCGACGCCTACATCAAGCTGCGCGCCAAGAAGGTCCGGGAATAA
- a CDS encoding metallophosphoesterase family protein, with product MKIAVISDTHFTNCPAGLESVYKTWLEPADFLLHCGDITSFDCWSFLLQHPNFHAARGNCDWDPQLVDMVEPMVTLDLGGLTVGLTHGWGPRPQVPLQVARAFGPEYDLVCYGHTHQRDWSVVEGVRLCNPGSLGESGSLAVITVQENGDMDCSFHSVDF from the coding sequence ATGAAGATCGCGGTCATCTCAGACACCCATTTCACGAATTGTCCCGCCGGACTCGAGTCGGTCTACAAGACCTGGCTTGAGCCGGCGGATTTCTTGTTGCATTGCGGCGACATCACTTCCTTTGACTGCTGGAGCTTCCTCCTGCAGCATCCCAACTTCCATGCGGCCCGGGGCAATTGCGACTGGGATCCGCAGCTGGTGGACATGGTTGAGCCCATGGTCACCCTGGACCTGGGCGGGCTGACCGTGGGGCTGACCCATGGCTGGGGACCGCGTCCCCAGGTGCCGCTTCAGGTGGCCCGGGCCTTTGGGCCGGAATACGACCTGGTCTGTTACGGGCACACCCACCAGCGCGACTGGTCCGTGGTGGAGGGGGTGCGCCTGTGCAACCCCGGCAGCCTCGGCGAATCCGGTTCCCTGGCCGTGATCACGGTGCAGGAGAACGGCGACATGGACTGTTCTTTCCATTCCGTGGACTTCTGA
- the gdhA gene encoding NADP-specific glutamate dehydrogenase: MEILELIKARDPNEREFHQAAGEVVESIKPVMDRNPQYRSAGILERIVEPERVILFRVPWVDDQGDVHVNRGFRIEMNSAIGPYKGGLRFHPSVNLGILKFLAFEQVFKNALTTLPMGGGKGGSDFDPKGKSDAEVERFCQSFMIELSRHIGPNTDVPAGDIGVGAREIGYLFGMYKRLRNEFTGVLTGKGLNWGGSLIRPEATGYGSVYFAAEMLHAKGDSLDKKVALVSGSGNVAQFTIEKLLELGCTAVTVSDSSGYIYDEAGITREKLNFIMHLKNVKRGRIKEYAEKYPEAVYTAVDPALDHNPLWNHKADCAFPSATQNEINAKDAQNLVNNGVFVVSEGANMPTTPEGVDIFLNNDMLYGPGKAANAGGVSVSGLEMSQNSMRFNWTREEVDDRLRIIMKTIHKNCLDTAEHYGTPFNYVNGANIAGFVKVADAMLDQGVV; this comes from the coding sequence ATGGAAATTCTGGAACTGATCAAGGCGAGGGACCCGAACGAGCGCGAGTTTCACCAAGCGGCAGGCGAAGTGGTCGAATCGATCAAGCCTGTCATGGACCGCAACCCGCAGTATAGAAGCGCGGGCATATTGGAACGAATCGTAGAACCCGAGCGGGTGATCCTCTTCAGGGTCCCCTGGGTTGACGACCAGGGCGATGTGCACGTCAACCGGGGCTTCCGTATCGAGATGAACAGCGCCATCGGCCCCTACAAGGGTGGCCTGCGCTTCCACCCCTCCGTGAACCTGGGCATTCTCAAATTCCTGGCGTTCGAGCAGGTGTTCAAGAACGCTCTGACCACGCTGCCCATGGGCGGCGGCAAGGGCGGTTCGGACTTCGACCCCAAGGGCAAGTCCGATGCGGAAGTGGAACGCTTCTGCCAGAGCTTCATGATCGAGCTTTCCCGCCACATCGGCCCCAACACCGATGTGCCCGCGGGCGACATCGGCGTGGGCGCCCGTGAGATCGGCTATTTGTTCGGCATGTACAAGCGCCTGCGCAACGAGTTCACCGGTGTTCTCACCGGCAAGGGTCTCAACTGGGGCGGCAGCCTCATACGCCCGGAAGCCACCGGCTACGGCTCGGTATACTTCGCGGCGGAAATGCTGCACGCCAAGGGCGACAGCTTGGACAAGAAGGTTGCGCTGGTTTCTGGCTCGGGCAACGTGGCCCAGTTCACCATTGAAAAGCTCCTGGAGCTTGGCTGTACCGCAGTGACCGTTTCCGACTCGTCCGGCTACATCTACGACGAGGCGGGCATTACCCGTGAAAAGCTGAACTTCATCATGCACCTGAAGAACGTGAAGCGCGGCCGCATCAAGGAATACGCGGAAAAGTATCCCGAGGCCGTATACACCGCCGTGGATCCCGCCCTGGACCACAATCCCCTGTGGAACCACAAGGCCGACTGCGCCTTCCCCAGCGCCACCCAGAACGAAATCAACGCGAAGGACGCCCAGAACCTGGTCAACAACGGCGTGTTCGTTGTCTCCGAAGGGGCCAACATGCCCACCACCCCGGAAGGCGTGGACATCTTCCTGAACAACGACATGCTCTACGGCCCGGGCAAGGCCGCCAACGCCGGCGGCGTGTCCGTCTCCGGCCTGGAAATGAGCCAGAACAGCATGCGTTTCAACTGGACCCGCGAGGAAGTGGACGACAGGCTGCGCATCATCATGAAGACCATCCACAAGAACTGCCTGGATACAGCCGAGCATTACGGCACCCCGTTCAACTACGTCAACGGCGCCAACATCGCCGGTTTTGTCAAGGTTGCCGACGCCATGCTGGACCAGGGCGTGGTCTGA